The following are encoded together in the Drosophila biarmipes strain raj3 chromosome 3L, RU_DBia_V1.1, whole genome shotgun sequence genome:
- the LOC108030004 gene encoding uncharacterized protein LOC108030004, with amino-acid sequence MRIREKRKLQREERRGEREKKEHKESSKAQDNNNKEKPTDPEGPSPAHAPAPAPAPTVTPPPSLPAAEKVAFDNRIKRKNVLALNEKVAALREYDRLPVYKHVGRLFNCSPDQIKRIVQQRQEILNAWDQRTRRSQDAKTMETKTVRVSMLGKAVYDWLRRMMYYRDFSITDGLIQKMALQFKSSMGLAHFFPHQEWCDKFRRTYNIQHSDTRLLKVGYTQGYSVQIKDIVKDVMSECMPESGPRSEAHEDDEEVSLGSPLSSNPRSCGDDEDDEVDVDGGGASGREDELEEEPDVKPSLSELNLARALQPLPPLVRLPLQTNTPPGTSQKVLLATPIVPPQAGGQPMTMTIIPLATLAQSITQIPAPQQQDKGPAVPPPKLEIKQEKDIKMEPKDPEEFHAEQTETEPQQNEAQAPSEKELEMPPTVQIKVEPEPEPELETEMEMEEEPADLDEDANNGRSSVTSLAEVLAANVCEDEMEYIERMRQRSPAAIEIPLNPRQGTKRRHESGQDDNNNGESGQGSRSSSVISCADARKYLKLLEEFALYKENYRLIGLITRADEVMREMDDNVA; translated from the exons ATGCGGATACGCGAGAAGCGCAAGTTGCAGAGGGAGGAGAGGAGGGGGGAGAGGGAGAAGAAGGAGCACAAGGAGTCCTCCAAGGCGcaggacaacaacaacaaggagAAG CCCACCGACCCGGAGGGTCCCTCACCAGCTCACGCGCCTGCGCCTGCTCCGGCACCCACTGTGACCCCACCGCCCAGCCTGCCGGCGGCCGAGAAGGTGGCCTTCGACAACCGCATCAAGCGCAAGAACGTCCTGGCCCTCAACGAAAAGGTGGCCGCTCTGCGGGAGTACGATCGTCTGCCTGTCTACAAGCACGTGGGCCGGCTGTTCAACTGCAGTCCGGACCAGATCAAGCGGATCGTGCAGCAGCGCCAGGAGATCCTAAACGCGTGGGACCAGCGGACGCGTCGCAGCCAGGATGCCAAGACCATGGAGACGAAGACCGTGCGAGTATCGATGCTGGGCAAGGCCGTGTACGACTGGTTGCGGCGCATGATGTACTACAGGGACTTCAGCATCACCGACGGACTCATTCAGAAGATGGCCTTGCAGTTCAAGAGCTCCATGGGCCTGGCCCACTTCTTCCCACACCAGGAGTGGTGCGACAAGTTCCGGCGCACCTACAACATCCAGCACAGCGACACCAGGCTGCTGAAGGTCGGCTACACGCAGGGCTACTCGGTGCAGATCAAAGACATCGTCAAGGACGTCATGTCCGAGTGCATGCCAGAGAGCGGGCCGCGAAGCGAGGCGcacgaggacgacgaggaagTCAGCTTGGGCAGTCCGCTGAGTAGCAATCCCCGCAGCTGCGGCGATGACGAGGATGACGAGGTGGATGTGGACGGGGGCGGTGCCAGCGGAAGGGAGGAtgagctggaggaggagcccGATGTAAAGCCCTCGTTGAGTGAACTGAATTTGGCCAGGGCTCTGCAGCCTTTGCCACCTTTGGTGAGATTACCCCTGCAGACTAACACCCCACCAGGCACGTCCCAAAAAGTGCTCCTGGCCACTCCCATTGTGCCGCCGCAGGCGGGTGGACAGCCCATGACCATGACCATCATACCACTGGCCACCCTGGCCCAGAGCATCACACAGATTCCTGCCCCGCAGCAGCAGGACAAGGGTCCTGCGGTGCCGCCGCCCAAACTAGAAATCAAGCAGGAAAAGGACATCAAAATGGAGCCTAAGGACCCAGAAGAGTTTCACGCGGAGCAGACGGAGACCGAGCCGCAGCAGAACGAAGCTCAGGCACCAAGCGAGAAGGAGTTGGAAATGCCACCCACAGTGCAAATTAAAGTGGAGCCCGAGCCTGAGCCTGAGCtggaaacggaaatggaaatggaagaGGAGCCAGCGGATCTCGATGAAGATGCGAACAATGGTCGCTCTAGTGTCACCTCGCTGGCCGAGGTCCTTGCAGCCAATGTGTGTGAGGACGAGATGGAGTATATCGAGCGGATGCGGCAGCGTTCGCCGGCGGCGATCGAAATTCCGCTGAATCCTCGCCAGGGCACCAAGCGTCGTCATGAATCCGGACAggacgacaacaacaacggcgaaTCCGGTCAAGGAAGTAGGTCGTCGAGTGTCATCAGCTGCGCCGATGCCCGCAAGTACCTAAAGCTCCTCGAGGAGTTTGCTCTGTACAAGGAGAACTACCGGCTGATTGGGCTCATCACACGAGCCGATGAAGTGATGCGCGAAATGGACGACAATGTGGCGTAG